A portion of the Enterobacter sp. SA187 genome contains these proteins:
- a CDS encoding virulence factor SrfC family protein codes for MKAPLKISQAVMSWVHDTRAHAPLLDDDADALLARLTAASAQESVLMQAAETTCTVALYGHSQASKAHLLAALCNSGNGRVNVKPGDKTLDYFTHINPGHALTGMALRFTQTSATPDERFPLQLGILSEAELVQVFIAHAQHLPDLRMVDKSVIEDRLTRWRALRQPQQVPGITADEVGAIARFWRATVPSARQQLDDRLWYEFITLLPSLDLSARASAWSLLWGEHQELTQQWLALAHILHQTGNARALAAPLSLLVDNFALPTEGFLNPQPTDGDSAHGEVVVHPWSEDRLHNAVSIPLATLALLTRELVLPVENGVLDGVDILDIPVPALGAQPSLQNSKCRWLPDHYRQQLQPDVLMICNATPQRSETATTARTLLNWVKETQSGQETALPGLVWAITPQDARFTTAQNLDETVQQLLGKPGQYWGTLQALDASSLQRLIEWLSQATAASQRTVRLKALRDRHLQLLRDLMQHWTAPLKETPESQRARAEAAIRELQGQASRHGELLDALLPEMKHFDALWKVQQPREEKVSGLFNDAIDLFADVAAQPETVTAAKDTGHQAHAMWINHLRQWSRNDVSAERLGLTPAALRQVADTLIVTSYRLELPQSLQQIMQRDTACAAQLHAAIGNFIAWLGYASLPEDQRPASRVQKGQGIFSASAPAASDARLTRLGEQPVHAATRYVYDWLVALYTRSNENIGYQHPLDVPLAMRKKLIKLV; via the coding sequence ATGAAAGCGCCTTTAAAAATTTCCCAGGCCGTGATGTCCTGGGTGCATGACACCCGCGCCCATGCGCCACTGCTCGACGATGACGCCGACGCCCTGCTGGCGCGCCTTACCGCCGCGTCGGCCCAGGAATCCGTGCTGATGCAGGCGGCAGAGACCACCTGCACGGTGGCGCTGTACGGTCATTCGCAGGCATCGAAAGCGCACCTGCTCGCCGCCCTGTGCAACAGCGGCAATGGCCGGGTGAATGTTAAACCCGGCGACAAAACCCTCGACTACTTTACCCATATCAATCCGGGCCATGCGCTGACCGGTATGGCGCTGCGTTTCACACAGACCAGCGCGACCCCTGACGAGCGTTTCCCGCTGCAACTGGGCATTCTGAGCGAAGCAGAACTGGTGCAGGTGTTTATCGCCCATGCGCAGCATCTGCCGGATCTGCGCATGGTGGATAAAAGCGTCATTGAAGATCGGCTGACCCGCTGGCGCGCCCTGCGCCAGCCGCAACAGGTGCCGGGGATCACCGCCGACGAGGTGGGCGCAATTGCCCGTTTCTGGCGCGCCACTGTCCCGTCTGCCCGCCAGCAGCTGGACGACAGGTTATGGTATGAGTTTATTACGCTGTTGCCGTCGCTGGATCTCAGCGCCCGCGCCAGCGCATGGTCGCTGCTGTGGGGCGAGCATCAGGAGTTAACACAACAGTGGCTGGCGCTGGCGCACATCCTGCATCAGACCGGTAATGCCCGCGCGCTCGCCGCCCCGCTCAGCCTGTTGGTGGATAACTTCGCCCTGCCGACGGAGGGTTTTCTGAACCCGCAGCCGACGGACGGCGACAGCGCCCACGGCGAAGTGGTGGTGCATCCCTGGTCGGAAGATCGGTTACATAACGCCGTCAGCATCCCGCTTGCCACCCTGGCGCTGCTGACCCGTGAACTGGTGCTGCCGGTGGAAAACGGTGTGCTGGACGGCGTGGATATTCTCGATATTCCGGTACCTGCCCTGGGCGCGCAGCCGTCGCTGCAAAACAGTAAATGCCGCTGGCTGCCCGACCATTATCGTCAGCAGTTGCAGCCGGACGTGCTGATGATCTGTAACGCCACGCCGCAGCGCAGCGAAACCGCCACTACCGCGCGCACGCTGCTCAACTGGGTGAAGGAAACCCAGTCCGGCCAGGAAACGGCGCTGCCGGGGCTGGTATGGGCGATTACCCCGCAGGATGCGCGTTTCACTACCGCGCAGAATCTGGATGAGACCGTGCAACAGCTGCTCGGCAAACCGGGGCAATACTGGGGTACGTTACAGGCGCTGGATGCCAGCAGTCTGCAACGTCTGATCGAGTGGCTGTCGCAGGCCACGGCTGCTTCACAGCGCACGGTGCGCCTGAAAGCGCTGCGCGATCGCCATCTGCAATTGCTGCGCGATCTGATGCAACACTGGACCGCGCCGCTGAAAGAGACGCCGGAAAGCCAGCGCGCCCGCGCTGAAGCGGCGATCCGCGAATTACAGGGCCAGGCGAGCCGTCACGGTGAACTGCTGGACGCTTTACTGCCGGAGATGAAGCATTTCGACGCGCTGTGGAAGGTGCAGCAGCCGCGCGAAGAAAAAGTCAGCGGGCTGTTTAACGACGCCATCGATCTGTTTGCTGATGTCGCCGCGCAGCCGGAAACCGTCACGGCGGCGAAAGACACCGGCCATCAGGCCCATGCGATGTGGATCAATCACCTGCGTCAGTGGAGCCGTAACGACGTCAGCGCCGAACGCTTAGGGTTGACCCCTGCCGCGCTGCGCCAGGTCGCGGATACACTGATCGTCACCAGCTATCGGCTGGAACTGCCGCAAAGTTTACAGCAGATCATGCAGCGCGATACCGCCTGCGCCGCGCAGCTGCATGCCGCGATAGGTAATTTTATTGCCTGGCTTGGCTATGCGTCGCTGCCGGAAGATCAGCGTCCTGCCAGCCGGGTGCAGAAAGGCCAGGGTATTTTCAGCGCCAGCGCCCCCGCAGCCAGCGATGCCCGCCTGACGCGTCTTGGCGAGCAGCCGGTTCATGCCGCCACGCGCTATGTGTATGACTGGCTGGTTGCGCTGTATACCCGCAGCAATGAAAACATCGGCTATCAGCATCCGCTTGATGTGCCGTTGGCGATGCGTAAGAAACTGATTAAGCTGGTGTGA
- a CDS encoding antibiotic biosynthesis monooxygenase family protein — translation MIAVLFEADALPHAQDRYFQLAAELKPLLTQTAGFISIERFQSLSTPGKILSLSWWEDEEAVAGWKHNLRHLAAQQEGKTSIFSFYRIRVATVFRDYSSDKGAHAHA, via the coding sequence ATGATCGCAGTTCTTTTTGAGGCCGACGCCCTGCCGCACGCGCAGGATCGCTATTTCCAGCTGGCGGCTGAACTTAAGCCCTTGCTGACACAGACGGCAGGTTTTATTTCTATCGAACGTTTCCAGAGCCTGAGCACGCCGGGAAAAATCCTTTCGCTTTCCTGGTGGGAAGATGAAGAGGCTGTGGCTGGCTGGAAGCACAATCTGCGCCATCTCGCCGCCCAGCAGGAAGGGAAAACCTCGATCTTTTCCTTCTACCGAATTCGCGTCGCCACCGTGTTCCGCGACTATTCCTCTGATAAAGGAGCCCATGCCCATGCATGA